ATAAATGTGTGGTGATGAGTGACTGAAAAGACTGATTCCACCTGTAGATTAAACATCAAGACGGATTAGAGGCAAAAGATGTCACCCTACTAAATTGTAGAAAGTCAGTTTTCTGCTTCTGTGCTTCTAGATTTACCTTTCATGTCAACACTGTCTCTACATCGAAACCAAAATATTGTGTTGTTGAATATAATATAATTAAGATGTTTTGCTATTCAACCCTTCCAGTATGAAAATGAATCATTACTGACAATGTGACCACCCTGTCGGAGGGCAAACACatttcccaaccccccccccaaaaaaaaacagatggGTTTTATTGAGAGTAAATATTCAGAGTTTGTTGCCAAAATACACTAGTAACGTCGTGAAGGGTCTAGTCTCCGCAGTAATTTTGTCAGATATCAGACAATTATTTCTGTGTTTGGTAACCATCATGTATTGTCATTGTGCTGCCGGTTCCTCTGTTAAACTACAGCAGGTGTAGTTCGTCTGCCAGGTTGGTGGTGTTATATGAGCCTGATGAACCTGGGATGTAGCATAATTTTGCGCATCGATAGCTTACTTTTATGAATAAAAACAATTTTGATCTATTTTATCGTTCCTTAATTTGTCAATATAATCGACAAAGGAAAATCGTTTATTTTCCTTTGGTGATTATATTGACAATGGGAAGAGATATGTTTCATGTGATGGGAAGAGGTATGTTTCAGCAACACTAAAACCCTTCTCTGTAGTCCTAACTGGTCATAAACATGTGAAAATGCAGATGAAATGTGACTCAGCCATCatatataaacacaaaaacaaatgatGGAGTTGTAGCTGCAGTAAAGACAAACATCAGGAGTGGAGGAAGTGATCTTCTAAGTACGGACTCTTGAAGGAATAGTCCAATATGGACAAAAGAGACCCACATCAAAGATCAGAAATCCAATCAGATCTTTGTTCTCCTTTAAACCCGTTTCATCTGCTTCCTAGAGGAACCGTAGTGTCTCATATGATGGACTGACCATGTTTCTGCCGGTCGGCATATCTAAAACCTTGCCCAAAAATAAGCAGTTTCTCCATCTTGAGGATGGTTTGGCTAATCTATCCAAAGCGACACCACGGTGAGCATCAAGCCAGGCCACTAAACGCAACCAGTAATCAAACCAGCAGCGACACGCACACCCGATCTCAACACCGTAGTGTTGATCCAAGTGTTCAGTTAATGTGTGGAAATTATGTTCCTGCAAAGTAAATCAAACCAAAAAATAACCAATAACCAACCTATATGCCGTTATAGGACTGGCCAAAGTATTTCTTTGTCCTTGTGAAATGATATTGGCTAAATGTGCGGATAAAGGTAACAAACAACGTTAAGTGTTACTTCAAGGCATTTATTTTGAATGACTCCAAGAAGCCTGTACAATTTGAAAATATGTCCCTCTGCCGGACTCCTTCACGGTTTACGTCAAGACCAGTCACATGGCCTTGCTATTAGCTGAAACGGACATTCATTTCTTGCTGTGCAACAGTATAACAAAAAACCAAGAAAAAAAGATCAAGCGTGTCCCCTGTAGCCTGTTTTAACATAGAACGCATTCAGTCACTCCGACCTCAGAAGAGAACATCTCCCCTGTTGTCCTTGCCAACCACTGTCCTGGATGTCTTTAGGATGTCTCGAACATCTTCTTCCTGTCAGCCTTGTCTTCAATGTTCTTACGCCAGTCACCAACAGCCTCTGTTGGCTGAGGACCAGAGACAATGGACGTGTTTAGAAGATGGACACCCAGCATCAGTCAAAAGCAGTTAACACATCAAATAGCACGGTTAATAAACTTTGCATGTACTAGATACGTCATGACAAAGCTATGGGTGAGCATGGGAGCTTGTTTTAGACGCCAAGGTCTTCAAGGAACAAGGAACAAGACGTTCGTGTATAGGTCGTTTTAGTGCTGAAATATCCAATACTTGTGTAGCAAAACAGCACATTGTTAAAGAAATGACACAACACGGCTTCCTACAAGGAAAAGGAACTAAGCACAAGGGGGTTTAGTGTTTTAGTAACAAAGTAGCTGTAAAAGTGTGAAGTTTTTGCATCCGTTTGTTTACgcacctcctccttgacctcctTCTTCACTTGTTTGAGGTTGGCCCTCAGGTCCATGGTGACCTTGTGCTTGCCACCGAGCAGAGCCGCGAGCATGGCATCAGCAGACATACGCACTTTCTTCAGGGCGGGCTTCTTGACTCCAGCCAGTTCAACCACCTTCAGCTTCAGCTCCTCGATCTGATGGCAGAGAAACTCATCAGGCTCACGCGTTTACCTACTTACATCTGCAGTGGAAAGCATGCGTTTACTGCCTCCTGTGGATTGAAAAGAGCACTGCTGAATCAGACCTAGAATCACTGCAAACTGAAAGAAGACTGCATTTAACTAAGTGGCCACATTATTGAGTCTTACTACATGTTCACCATTCAAGACTAAACTTTCCAAGATAATGGGAATATGGGGTTACAGAGTTCCCCTGGGTGTATTGTGCTTTTAGCTACCAGTGCTAAACAGATGCTGTATGTCTGACTGCTGACAGCCATTTGATGTGTGGAACTGCACACTTTTAGAGATGAATAGACACTTAGAGATGAATTTCCATTTCTAGAAAATGTTCATAGCACTCAGCTCTACTCCACCTCTGGAAACATCTTACAACTCCAACaatttttcactgaaaaataaggAGAAAGAAAGACCAGCACTGTTAAGAGAGGTTTACCAATAGACATATAAACATAGTACTATATTAGCATATTTTTGTGCAGTGTTTCTGAGTTTCAAGGTATTTCAAAAATATAAGAAAccatgtagcgccgcattatgtaataacgccgcattatgtaataatgtaatacattttcacatcattatgtaataacgccacgtttttttcaaatcaagacataaattttggtggtttattgcataatgcaccaaattattacattttcttcataaaaaagtgtaacatccgcattttgtaataagttgttacacattgcaccggttattacaaaatgcggatgttacacttttttatgaagaaaatgcaataatttggtgcattatgtaataaaccaccaaaatttatgtcttgatttgaaaaaaacgtggcgttattacataatgatgtgaaaatttattacattattacataatgcggctttattacataatgcggtgcTACAAACCAtattgttagggctcggtctgttgaccaacctggcaaccagcaatgagagcgggggaagggcgcgtctgaaacacctgcagcctacctactcgttaaccactctagtataagtttgtttgctttccagaactcgtcgcgagttcgtcctgaacagtcccgtgagtaaattcttcgtctcgagttttgtgacatttctgtgtctcccggtggagtacagattgtagtattctccgtgtttttgcttgtttgattattcccttgtgtcagttctccttgagagcttgttcggagaagaactctctttgtgttttccccattggattttcccatcgtgattttctagttgagatcaagtttttgatattctaatttctcccctctcactgtggatcttattactcggttggacttctaccttaaaggagcagtttgtgttttttcccctttcggactttaaaggagcagtttgtgttttttccctttcggactttaaaggagcagtttacgttttttccctttcggactttaaaggagcagtttactttttttccttttcggattaagggggcagtttacgttttcccatttttaagaagctattctcaagttccgcctgaagcgcctcccccttctgtccaggcccggccggctctcctctacgagtcctgccaggttggtgctttactttgtcttgtgttgtcgctattgggttcgttctacaaaccttaacacatATAAAATTATAACAATGGTGATTAAAGCCATCTATGACGCCACCTCTACACATGTACATCTAAATGTCAAAGTAAAAGTACATTTCATGTAAATCTAAATTTCAAAGTAAAAGTACATGAAAATCTAAATTTGACAAGTAGTTTAccataaacagttcactgtattcaaTACTTGGCtgtgctgtcttttttttttgttgtacttGTCTGCCACCATGTGCAGTCCGCTAGTAACTGTCTGCATTTTTTGTAACGCCTGTTGTACATCTGTCATAGTATGTCTATTCTTACACCTGTGTGTGGCCCAGGTCTACTTTTCTGTCTATGGTACATCATGTAACAGAGTTCATGAGACACCGTTTGTTTTATGTGGACCCCTGAATGACTGAAATTACAGTAAACCTGGTTGTACTTGACCGTGTGTTGTCCGTCATTTCACTGAGACTTCTTCTACAGGGCCAAAATATGAGGATCATCAGACATGTCTGGTCTCACAGATTAACCAAATGTTGTGGATTTGAAGGTGTTTTTGGTTCATTTTTAGATGCAGTTTGGGTCCTTGATGTTGTGGGTGCAGGCACCCAGAGATGTGCGAGCATGCAGATCAATACCTCTTTATCAGCCTTGGTGACCTTGGATTCTGCGTCGTATCTTGTCTCATCGATCTTGTCGATGGCATGGTGCAGTTTCTTGCAGACCTCCTGTTGACAGACAAACAACTCCAAATTCAATTTCTCTCCTACAAAACAATTCAGCAGgggtattgataataataatcttttttttgaaaatcaaatttatatagcacttttctcaaCCAGTGTTTAAAAAGAGCTTCACCTGGCTTCACGAGACATGGTGAAAGTGAAAGCtagattatttatatatatgtaaccggttattttcttgcccagtgcgggattcgatacggggtgtactgcaccacaaggcgacatcactaaccgctcggctaaagggtcagacccgttagctagggactaacgtgtcttattagtagtttacatatatataaacataaataATGTTAGATAACATAAATTACAATAATGGGTTGCTTTTATATGATCCATGTGTTGTTCTGTCTGAAAAGTTTTCCCCAGAGAAGTGGGCATACATGAATATAAAATTGAAAAACAAGGGGAAATAAGCAAGCTAACCAGCTAGTGCTCTGCTTACACAGCAACATATGAAGAAAGAACAGTAATCCCGAATGAGACGCTATCAGAAGCCCCCACCAGCCACTCTGCATGGCACTGACTTCAGCATCGTATAAATCACttgtctcttacacacacacacacacacacacgtatgcatagaaaatgaaaaaaaagctacagcctttatctatctatctatccatccatctatctatctatatttgctGTTCTTGACAAACttgcttttttaaaatttatttctagtttttccccttatcccacccgattaacccaatggcacatggccggaactcttgtcgaataactcccttggctcacgtttccacaggaaggagacagtcgtaacaccagcttccttcaaactcgtgtcggctacacgctgaagcctcg
The window above is part of the Lampris incognitus isolate fLamInc1 chromosome 6, fLamInc1.hap2, whole genome shotgun sequence genome. Proteins encoded here:
- the LOC130113831 gene encoding troponin I, fast skeletal muscle-like, producing MSEVKKMTSSRRHHLKSIMLQIAANWLENEKKEIAQMKKDYMAENCPAPELSGDQAALIEVCKKLHHAIDKIDETRYDAESKVTKADKEIEELKLKVVELAGVKKPALKKVRMSADAMLAALLGGKHKVTMDLRANLKQVKKEVKEEPTEAVGDWRKNIEDKADRKKMFETS